A stretch of DNA from Odontesthes bonariensis isolate fOdoBon6 chromosome 5, fOdoBon6.hap1, whole genome shotgun sequence:
ACTAATTTGTTGACAATTATTTCTCAAGGTTTAGGTTTGGCAAATCTCTTGTCTCTTGAACAAATTAGTTTCATGGTGGTTTAGGCTGAACTGGATGTTGTTAAAGGTTATTGACGTGCACAATATTGTTAGACATTCCAACTATTCATGATTATTGATTACTGTTATAGAATTTGATGTAAAAGATATGACTTCTCATTTCAGTTTAATCTTTGTTATTAAGgcatgatgacattttaaaatGGCACGGCAATGTCCAAGCTTTGATCTACGCTTTCAGCCCACATGAGGGATGATATTGCATGACTTTGAATTATGACAGATTTGCTTGAGACCACTTTTTGGAAATGATGTATATCTGTTTTTATGTGATGTTTGGTTATATTTTTCCACAAACACTACTTGGTTAGGCATTGTCATCAAAATGACTTAGGTGGGATTAGGAAAACATCCTTCGCCACTTCCTAACcgcacatgtaaaaaaaaaatcatcttcaATTCCTGCACATTTGCAGTGGTAGTCAAATATTTGGTTGTATTTAGTGTCACTGCACTGAGAATATCTTGTGTATATCTTAAGTCAGCATCACACAAAAACAAGAGAATGTCCAGAGAATCAGGTCCAAACTTTGTCTGTAGTTGCTTATCCATACATGTACCAGAAAGCAGGAGATTCATTCTCACAATAGAACAAAGTCTACAGTGTTACTTAGGCAAAATGCACAGGAGGCTGGACAAGATGCAAAAAGTAAGCTTGAAGTTCTCAACAGGTAGATGATGCCAAATAATGTTGCAGATATTGCCATAGAGATGATGATGATTTACATATATTTGGACATATCCGCAACAGTGAGTGGGAAGCAATGAACAGACAAACATTTGTTTGTTAATCCCTATGTGATGCAAACATTAAGTGTGATGTCACTTACTTGGTGTATCTGCTTCCTGAAAAGACATGCACTGTAACCATGGAAACTATTCACAATCATCTGGCAAATTTTTTGATGGTTGTTGATTCTGATGAGAGAATAGTTGAAATCAAAGGCAAAACCTTTTATCAGATTAAGATTTACCTTAGTCAGATTTATTGGAGATTACTCTCAATAGAGAACCATTAAATGAATCCAGCACCACTGAAATAAATTATTTCAATTAGCCTTTATGCATTTCTATTGTTCTTTCTGTGTAATGATGCTCAGACATAAGAATTCTGTCATATCTCAAAATCTCCCGtcataaaacaaagaaatggaaggtgttttgtttttgcttccGCTCAGTCATCAGCATTAATcatttttcctgctgtttgcaGGCCATATCTTACAAGGACAATTCTTTTTTACAACTCAGTCATCCCACAAATGCAAAGCCGTGTGAACTACTGGTGAGAGGCAAACCCAATCTCTATTAAAGGTTTCAACCATTTCCATCATAATTGCCACAGTGATTAAGCCTTTAAGATGAAGGGACTAATGATGGCATGTCTTCATCACAGCAGAGACTTAATTGTATAGCTCCTTGTCACAATCCCATATTTCATGAAATCCCAGAACCCTATAACAgccataaaatacaaaaattcgCCATATGCCATTTTGGTGGTGACTTATGAATGATGATCAATTACAAGATGCAACACCTCTTGTGATGATAGTTACACCTCTTTCCGTTAAACCTTTGTGATGATAATTAATTCTTTAATATCAGTCAAGGCCAAACATTCTTTTGAACTCTTTATTTTGCCAAAAACAACCCaatattgtgtttaaaaaagtCCAACTTAAACAAATGTATCATCTACTATACAGTCAATCTAGGCCTAGCTATGAAACATACATGACTAAAGTGAGAGGGGCATTTCTATTCTAACAATTCACATACATGCATTGTTCAATAGGAAAAACATTTGCAGAAAATCCCCACCCTGAATTATTAGGAATTAATAGATACTTTGGAAATATAACTATGCCTCTGCATGAAATTTCTCATGTGAATAAAGAGAATGGGGGGGGGGAAAACAGGTTTATTTGAAAGCATATATAGCCTATGAAAATTCCCTGCCTCTGTGGGAATGAACGCAGGTTTTTAGCTCTGGATGTTGGTCTTTGGTTTAAACTGGCTGTTAAAATCAATTTCTGTAACATGCCACCATTTATTGGACAATTAGAAAGCAGTTTTATGCAAATAGACTCATAATTTCCCAGTGCAGCCTCACAAGCCTGTAACAGAGTACTGCAGCATCAGAATGACCTCTGGTGGTTGAAGATATCAATAATCTGCAAAAggtgattttctttttacagtttGGAAAGTatataaagaaaaagagaaatagaaGATAAAACACTTTgcatgtaaaaacaaacaaacaaaaaaacataaatttggCAGTTGACATGAGTACAACATgggtttattttaatatttttttagcGTGCTGGCTCTCAAGTGCTAGGATGTTAAAACCTCAGAGTGTGTGTCCATGATTCTGGCTTTCAGTGGGTTCCCATTTAACTGTTGAGCTTTGCGGCCTCTTCAGTATTCACAGTGGTCAACTGGTCCTCGTGACTTGCCTCTTCCCCGGGCATCTGAGGCAGAGAATGAGGAGATAACATGCGTTTCCAGACTTTTATGACTTCATCTGAATCTTCCTTCGATTTTACTAATGCAGTCAAATTGTCACTTTTCAAGGTCAACATTAGTAGCTCCTTTATCTTTTTACGACATACATTTTTCTCATTGTGCTGTGCCTCTACACTCTAATTTTCTCCAGTTTTCTATTAAGTCCTCCATATACCCTGTATTagtcttttgttctttttcatctCTTCTGATTTCTAtcaaaaataaaactaattaaCATTAAGTTGGAGTTCAGCATTAAAAACATCTGCACTGGAATTATTTGATGCTAATTCTTAAAGCAGAGGAAAGGGAATTaacaatatttttaaaaaagtgaaCAAATACTGTTGTAAAAACTGAGCAGAATTACATTAGTTCAAAATTATATGATAAATTGAAGGTCGCACACGTGTATGTATAAACTATCAAAGGACCATATATTCTACAACTGATTTACTATCTTGCAATCTGAGAAAGTATCTATGTGAGAAATAAGATGttcatctgtctttatttctacAAATCCTGAGAATAGCATGTTTATTAAAAAATACCTCAGACCTAAATCATAAGCATGATAAACAACAGATATGTTACACAATCTGCTGGTGGGATATTTGAATGACGTCACCTCTAAATTAAAATGGTCTGACATCATCCAGCAGAGATCCTTGCCCTGTGTGCTGGTAAATTTGCTCCACCTAGTGGTCAGATAGCGCTGCTGCCTCAACTGACTAGGATCTGCAACACGACGGTCACTGATACCCGATTGTTGGTTCAATATCATCATCGTATGGATGTTGTTCACCAGGACCATCCAGTTTTTGCAGATAAATAAACACTTCATATTTGGTACTTTAATTAAGTTTGACATGTTGTTTTTGGATGCCAAATAGGGAAAGATCTTTCATTGAAAGTAGTCATGCACAAAAGATTTTTACATAGGTAAACCCTATCTGTATGGGAAGTAACTGGAAAACTATAAGAAACATCTTGTTCTATTAGTACACTAAAAATACTTAGATTAGAAACATTTCATTCTAAGATTTACCCAATTCTTCAATACTTTCCTGGAAATAGCCATGCATTGTGTTACATATTATAAAGAGCAAAGGGCCTTGAGCCAGTTGAAACCAAATATGGATTAATTCATTACAAACTTTATAATGGGGAAATTCTCTCTACAAGACTGTATCTAAGTGTGTCGCTTTGTATTCCTGCCACTAGACTAATAAATGATGAGCATGACTGCATAACTGTATTGTGTCACCAGACTCACCTCCCAGTAGAGGTTGTCCTCAAAGCAGGTGGTGTCATGAGGAGCACCGAAGATGGGCAGCTTTAGAATGAAACCTAAACACAAGACAAGAACTCTACTTAGATTTTAGTAtttcagttatgatcagataaGAAGAATAATTATCTAATACTATGTGAATGCATATCTGGTATTGGCGCCATGTAAAATGTGATCATGACCTGGATAAAGCACTGTAGTGGGataataatgtaaaacaatCTAAATTCATAGGTAGTACGGTATTCTACCTCAAACTTCTTCTGATGCACTTGATAACATCATTGTTTATGTCACTATCTCAGGACTAAATGCTGCTTTATAAGCTTTTCCAGCCTGATAACTGCAGAAATCTTCATTTGTGTTAAACTGTACCCCACTATTACCTCAGTGGAATTGAGGGCACTAGATGCtcttagaaaaaaaatgaatatgcGTTGTATAAAAGCATGTCAGTGTAAGTCTATGGTTTATTGCTTCAGGATCTCTCTAGTTTAGATTCATTTTACTTATAGCAAACTGAAATTGCCAGTCATGAATTAACAACAACATAATCTAGTTGTGGcaagatttttgttttgttttttgtttttaactatGTAGGTTATAAATttgttaaaatacaaaaatgggtTTCCAAGAAGAGGCTTGAAGTTTATGAAGGCAAGTTGCATGTGAAACAAAGTAAATGGTGCTTGCTCTGATGCCACTTAAATAACTGGttttaacatttcaaatgtttattttatgttatgtttattttttctctcaGAATCAGTTCACCAAATACCTGAGAAGGATGTGACACCTACCAACAATAAGTCCGCCAAGCAGAGCAATGCCCAGAGTGACAGCAAGGGAAATAGCTTGGACGCCGCCTTGGTAGGATGCTGTTCTCTCTCCATTTGCCACATCAGGGAACACATCTATCATACTGTGAGACAGACAGAGGGAAAACATCAAGCCAACGTACAACTAAAAGATGTGGACTTAGTTGAGCTTACAAGAATACAGCACAGAATAGGTTTTTCCTCTCATCTAATGTGAGCTAAACTAATCTCTGAGACCAAGAGTATTTTATTCAAACTGCTTAAATGACAATTTGGAAATGTTGGAGGTTTTTGGCCTCTTAGTACAAAACATTCAAGTTAAGTTATTGCTGTAGTCACTTTGCCTTACTACTGCAAACATTCTAGAGGTAAGACCACTTAAAAATCCTTATCAGTAAATCCTTATGGTCTTTATTTACAAGGGAATGAGAACAGATGTAAAGTTTTCCTCAGTGAGAACACAAAGTTCATTTGGAAAAATGTCTGGGATAATGTCAAATTAAATCACAGCAGAAATGAAGTGTTTACCCATCTCCATAAACATCTCTAGTTGCCACAGAAGCAGTAACAGCTCCCACAATAGCTCCTAGGATACCAGGCATGCCGTGTAGATTGTGAACCCCACAGGTGTCTTGGATCTTCAGCTTTTCTTCAAGGATGGGCTGAAGGAGTGAAGCAGGAGATGAGATGTAGCTGAAACAAAAACTGATGTCGATAGCTTTTTAAACTTTAACAGAAAGTCTAACTTAGCACACATGATATCCAAACTTTCGGCTGGTACTATACGTGTCAGGGTCCAGCTTATGTCCTACAGCTCTGCCTATCATGCGTTCAATAAATTCAATAATGTAACCACTCAATATAAAATGTAAGTCATCCTTACTGAGAGGTACTTGAAGCCCAGAACAGAGATCATGCCCGCCAAAAAACCGACAATCATGGAGCCGAAAGGCGTCAGCATCATTTCACCAGCTGTTCCCGCTGCGACTCCTCCGGCCAGGGCAGCATTTTGAATGTGTACCTAAAATGTAAGCAGAATACAAGGGGAGCGTTTTGATTTAGCATCTGTGACATTTACATTTATCCTGAGGCTACTCCATGCTGCACTGCACCAAGGACATATGATTTTTCTTTTGACAATATCTGATCTACTTTATAGACTATTTACTAACTACAGTTCTAACTGCATTTTCAATTTCTCCCTTTTTTATTTGAGCAATTTTTTGAGACATTAAAATGCACAGTGTCACTGAACAGTTGAGTTGACAGGGACTGAgactattttaaaaaatgtagcaTGTGCACTGTCTTTGTTAAGTTCCTGCTCTATAAGAGTATAATGTATTCTTAGTTCTGATAACCATCAGTGTTGAAACTCCCTTTTCGATCTTGTGACTATTTACCTACCTGATCTCACACTATGTAAAATAACACTGATGACAGATAAGTTTGGCAGCAACTGTCCATGTGACTCGCAATCTGCATTTTTTGTGAGAGGTGTGTGCTTCAGTTGATTAGTTAGTCAGCTTTTATCTCTTTTGTAACTCACGTGTTTTCATCTCTGATAATCTGAAATCCACTCTGCTGACAGGAATTATGAAACCTGTCTTTCAGTCTTTTGTCTGACTCCAAGTTGATTACTTCTTCTTGGTTTAATTCTGGAAATCAGGTTTCACAGAAGGGATGATAATCAAGTAATCTCACCATGTCCAGCTTGCCGTCGTGAGCTGTGAGGGCAGACATGGCATAAGTGGACATGGTGCAGGCTGCCAGGGAGTAGTAGGTGTTCATGGCTGTGCGGTGCTGGTCGTCTCCGTGTTCTGTAATGGCAGAGTTGAAGCTGGGCCAGAACATCCACAGGTagatggaacctatatagaatgaaaacaacaaaagacacaTTTCAGAGATTTATGAGTATAGATACTTAAACTGAGTGCCGCACTGTGACATTTCTCAAAAGATGGCTCCTGATACTGTTAACTGGCATGTATCATGCTCATGTTTAGCTGCTAATCTGAGATGTTATTCTGATAGGAAAAAATGGATTGTAGCACTAATATTTGTTATATGGGGTTAATTTGACAAACAGTTCTTGTTGACTGAGCAATTAACAACCACTTGGTAGCATGCCAACACCAGCTTTTGATTTTTATTACCGATCATTGCAAACAGGTCAGAGTGGTAGACGGAGCAGTTCTTGTGTTTGCTCTTCTCAAGGTTGGGCCTGAACAAGATCCGGGTCACCATCAGGCCGAAGTAGGCCCCAAATGTGTGGATGGTCATGGAGCCTCCAGCATCCTTTGTCTGAAACAGTTAACAACTTGGTTTGAATCATTGTTTTAAATGTAGGAGTGAAGTTTATGTACATATTGCAAAATATGGGCTTGAAGAATTTTAGGGCAAAATGTTCCTTCTTTGTCAGGAATTGTGTTATTGTCTTAACATAGGGCCTTAACAAGATTCAgtctgttttttaaataaattacagAACATCTTTATGCAGTAACTTACTCCCAAAAGGGTCAACAAGATGAACTCATTGACAGCAAACAGTGTGACCTCGAAGATGGCCATAATCAGCAGCTGGACGGGACTGGTTTTACCCAAAACGGCTCCAAATGAGATCAGCACAGCGCCAGTGCAAAAGTCAGCATTGATCATACTGAaaagcaaaaacagagtttaaGAACAGTTTCCAAGGGGCATAGATGATTTTCTGCTGGACTAATTCAAGTATCCTTGTGTTTGATATAGAACATATACATAGTTATGAAATTGTAATTGTTTGTGTAATTGTATATAACATCTTTGTTTTTCAGGTGAAAGCTTTATGGTCAGTACCAAACGGTAGAAACTCAAATTAAAGGGCTCAGAGTTGCAATCACCAGGTGACTGCAATGGTCTCAGTATTCTGACCACTCTCCCACGTGTGTGCAAAAGTAGATGAAGGCTACTTTCAAAGCAAAGGTAGGCAACTTAAGCAAGTGGGTAAGCAAGAAC
This window harbors:
- the rhbg gene encoding ammonium transporter Rh type B, with protein sequence MTDARTNMRLKLPITCFILEIILIILFGVLVEYDDDTDAKKWHAMVNKSQGHSEYENEFYYRYPSFQDVHVMIFIGFGFLMTFLQRYGFGSVGFNFLIAAFSLQWATLMQGFFHGMHAGKIHIGVESMINADFCTGAVLISFGAVLGKTSPVQLLIMAIFEVTLFAVNEFILLTLLGTKDAGGSMTIHTFGAYFGLMVTRILFRPNLEKSKHKNCSVYHSDLFAMIGSIYLWMFWPSFNSAITEHGDDQHRTAMNTYYSLAACTMSTYAMSALTAHDGKLDMVHIQNAALAGGVAAGTAGEMMLTPFGSMIVGFLAGMISVLGFKYLSPILEEKLKIQDTCGVHNLHGMPGILGAIVGAVTASVATRDVYGDGMIDVFPDVANGERTASYQGGVQAISLAVTLGIALLGGLIVGFILKLPIFGAPHDTTCFEDNLYWEMPGEEASHEDQLTTVNTEEAAKLNS